A single genomic interval of Saccharothrix saharensis harbors:
- a CDS encoding MOSC domain-containing protein, whose product MATISELYHYPVKGCAGIRLRSGRLGHAGLEHDRRYLVTDLSGTYRSQRRDPLLATIRPTVDPDRLTLAAPEAGSIAVPIDTTSPRRPVTLFGSRYTGIDQGDPVAAWLTAVLGAPSRLVLAPPEHHRVTDGRTAGTSAYADSCPVHLLSATSLHALNARITANGGHPVPASRFRPNIVVDDWPAHEEDHALHLTTGTVELAYAKPAIRCAVTTVDQPTGTRAGPEPLRTLAAYRRTPAGVAFGAKYAVLVPGHLSVGDDFIPTTRSEPDLSGITETAVIP is encoded by the coding sequence ATGGCGACGATCTCGGAGCTGTACCACTACCCGGTGAAGGGCTGCGCCGGAATCCGCCTCCGGTCCGGCCGGCTCGGCCACGCCGGCCTCGAACACGACCGCCGCTACCTCGTCACCGACCTCTCCGGCACCTACCGCTCCCAACGCCGCGACCCGCTGCTGGCCACGATCCGGCCGACCGTCGACCCTGATCGGCTCACCCTGGCCGCGCCCGAGGCCGGCAGCATCGCCGTGCCGATCGACACGACCTCACCACGACGTCCGGTCACGTTGTTCGGCTCGCGCTACACGGGCATCGACCAGGGCGACCCCGTCGCCGCCTGGCTGACCGCCGTCCTCGGCGCACCGAGCCGGCTCGTCCTGGCCCCGCCCGAACACCACCGCGTCACCGACGGCCGCACCGCGGGCACGTCGGCCTACGCCGACAGCTGCCCGGTGCACCTGCTCTCCGCCACCTCGCTGCACGCCCTGAACGCCCGGATCACCGCCAACGGCGGCCACCCCGTCCCGGCGAGCCGCTTCCGCCCGAACATCGTCGTCGACGACTGGCCCGCGCACGAAGAGGACCACGCCCTCCACCTGACCACCGGAACCGTCGAACTGGCCTACGCCAAACCGGCCATCCGCTGCGCCGTCACCACCGTCGACCAACCGACCGGCACCCGGGCCGGCCCGGAACCACTGCGCACCCTCGCCGCGTACCGCCGCACACCGGCCGGTGTCGCGTTCGGCGCGAAGTACGCCGTCCTCGTCCCGGGCCACCTCTCCGTGGGCGACGACTTCATCCCCACCACCCGCTCCGAGCCGGACCTGTCCGGCATCACCGAAACCGCCGTCATTCCGTGA
- a CDS encoding peroxiredoxin yields MVEVGAQAPDFTLNDYNKQPVTLSSFRGERNVLLVFYPFAFSGICTGELCQVRDELAAYEDENVQVIGVSVDTPFSLKAWAAQEGYQFPLLSDFWPHGQVARAYGVFNEQAGLANRGTFLIDTAGVVRYAEVNAPGEPRDQEAWKKAVAALS; encoded by the coding sequence TTGGTCGAGGTTGGCGCTCAGGCCCCTGACTTCACGCTCAACGACTACAACAAGCAGCCCGTGACGCTGTCCTCGTTCCGCGGGGAGCGCAACGTGCTGCTCGTGTTCTACCCGTTCGCGTTCAGCGGCATCTGCACCGGTGAACTGTGCCAGGTGCGCGACGAGCTGGCCGCCTACGAGGACGAGAACGTGCAGGTCATCGGCGTGTCCGTGGACACACCGTTCAGCTTGAAGGCGTGGGCCGCCCAAGAGGGCTACCAGTTCCCGCTGCTGTCGGACTTCTGGCCGCACGGGCAGGTCGCCCGGGCGTACGGCGTGTTCAACGAGCAGGCCGGTCTCGCCAACCGCGGCACGTTCCTCATCGACACCGCCGGCGTGGTCCGCTACGCCGAGGTGAACGCCCCGGGCGAACCCCGCGACCAGGAAGCCTGGAAGAAGGCCGTCGCCGCCCTGTCCTGA
- a CDS encoding DUF3052 domain-containing protein — protein MVAAEDAGKIGVADRLGIEPGSVVQEIGWDEDVDDDLRAAIEERVGGDLLDEDADEVMDVVLLWWREEDGDLADALINATTALADDGVIWVLTPKTGRAGHVEPSDIAEAVSTAGLAQTSNITVSGDWSATRLVSPKSAAKTKR, from the coding sequence GTGGTCGCCGCGGAAGACGCCGGCAAGATCGGTGTCGCCGACAGGCTCGGGATCGAACCGGGCAGCGTGGTCCAGGAGATCGGCTGGGACGAGGACGTCGACGACGACCTGCGTGCCGCGATCGAGGAGCGGGTGGGCGGTGATCTGCTCGATGAGGACGCCGACGAGGTCATGGACGTGGTCCTGCTCTGGTGGCGCGAGGAGGACGGCGACCTCGCCGACGCCTTGATCAACGCCACCACGGCACTGGCCGACGACGGCGTGATCTGGGTGTTGACGCCCAAGACCGGGCGAGCCGGTCACGTCGAGCCGAGCGACATCGCCGAGGCCGTGTCCACCGCGGGGCTCGCCCAGACCTCCAACATCACGGTGAGCGGTGACTGGTCCGCGACCAGGCTCGTCTCCCCGAAGTCGGCGGCCAAGACGAAGCGCTGA
- the aceE gene encoding pyruvate dehydrogenase (acetyl-transferring), homodimeric type — protein sequence MAPQNTPERVRVIRDGLAAHLPDIDPEETAEWLESFDAALKGGGQQRARYLMLRLLERARESHVGVPSLTSTDYVNTIPTEREPWFPGDEEVERRYRAWIRWNAAMTVHRAQRPGVGVGGHISTYASSASLYEVGFNHFFRGKDHPGGGDHVFIQGHASPGVYARAFLEGRLSAEQLDGFRQEFSHAGPGGGLPSYPHPRLMPDFWEFPTVSMGLGPMNAIYQARFNRYLHDRGIKDTSDQHVWAFLGDGEMDEPESRGLLQVAANEQLDNLTFVVNCNLQRLDGPVRGNGKIIQELEAFFRGAGWNVIKVIWGREWDALLHADRDGALVNLMNTTPDGDYQTYKANDGAYVREHFFGRDPRTKDLVTPMSDDEVWNLKRGGHDYRKVYAAYKAASEHVGQPTVILAKTIKGYGLGPHFAARNATHQMKKMTHEDLKLFRDSLRIPIEDKDLDPYLPPYYHPGEDSPEIQYLLERRKQLGGFVPERRTKSKALVLPGDKVYDVIRKGSGKQEVATTMAFVRLVRDLAKDPEIGGRIVPIIPDEARTFGMDSMFPAQKIYNPNGQMYTSVDAQLMLAYKESEQGQILHEGINEAGSTASFTAAGTSYATHGEPMIPIYIFYSMFGFQRTGDGLWAAADQMARGFVLGATAGRTTLTGEGLQHADGHSLLLAHTNPAVVAYDPAWSFEVAHIVKDGLRRMYGENAENIFYYMTVYNEPYQQPAEPEGLDVEGLLKGLYRYQAASAQSGPRAQLLASGVAMPWAVQAQRMLAEEWGVQADVWSATSYSELRREAVEVDRHNLLHPDQEPRVPYVTQVLADVAGPVVAVSDWMRAVPDLIRPYVPTDMTTLGTDGFGFSDTRPAARRHFLVDAESVVVATLAALAKRGEIQQSLVVQAARKYKIDDVGAAGPSTSDAGLA from the coding sequence TTGGCCCCGCAGAACACCCCCGAGCGGGTACGCGTCATCCGTGACGGTCTGGCCGCCCACCTCCCCGACATCGACCCGGAGGAGACCGCGGAGTGGCTGGAGTCGTTCGACGCCGCGCTCAAGGGCGGCGGGCAGCAGCGCGCCCGCTACCTGATGCTGCGGCTGCTCGAGCGGGCCAGGGAGAGCCACGTCGGTGTCCCCTCGCTGACCAGCACGGACTACGTCAACACCATTCCCACCGAGCGTGAGCCGTGGTTCCCCGGCGACGAGGAGGTGGAGCGCCGCTACCGGGCCTGGATCCGGTGGAACGCGGCGATGACGGTGCACCGCGCGCAGCGGCCCGGCGTCGGCGTCGGCGGTCACATCTCGACCTACGCGTCGTCGGCGAGCCTGTACGAGGTCGGCTTCAACCACTTCTTCCGGGGCAAGGACCACCCCGGCGGCGGTGACCACGTGTTCATCCAGGGTCACGCCTCCCCCGGGGTGTACGCCCGCGCGTTCCTCGAGGGACGCCTGAGCGCCGAGCAGCTCGACGGCTTCCGCCAGGAGTTCTCGCACGCCGGGCCGGGCGGCGGCCTGCCGTCGTACCCGCACCCCAGGCTGATGCCGGACTTCTGGGAGTTCCCCACGGTGTCCATGGGCCTGGGCCCGATGAACGCGATCTACCAGGCGCGGTTCAACCGCTACCTGCACGACCGCGGCATCAAGGACACCTCCGACCAGCACGTCTGGGCGTTCCTCGGCGACGGCGAGATGGACGAGCCGGAGTCGCGCGGCCTGCTGCAGGTGGCGGCCAACGAGCAGCTCGACAACCTGACCTTCGTGGTGAACTGCAACCTGCAGCGCCTCGACGGCCCGGTGCGCGGCAACGGCAAGATCATCCAGGAGCTGGAGGCGTTCTTCCGCGGCGCGGGCTGGAACGTCATCAAGGTCATCTGGGGCCGTGAGTGGGACGCCCTGCTGCACGCCGACCGCGACGGCGCGCTGGTCAACCTGATGAACACCACGCCGGACGGCGACTACCAGACGTACAAGGCCAACGACGGCGCGTACGTCCGGGAGCACTTCTTCGGCCGCGACCCGCGGACGAAGGACCTGGTCACGCCGATGTCCGACGACGAGGTGTGGAACCTCAAGCGCGGCGGCCACGACTACCGCAAGGTCTACGCGGCGTACAAGGCGGCGTCCGAGCACGTCGGCCAGCCGACGGTCATCCTCGCCAAGACCATCAAGGGCTACGGCCTGGGCCCGCACTTCGCGGCGCGCAACGCCACGCACCAGATGAAGAAGATGACCCACGAGGACCTGAAGCTCTTCCGGGACAGCCTGCGCATCCCGATCGAGGACAAGGACCTGGACCCGTACCTGCCGCCGTACTACCACCCCGGCGAGGACTCCCCGGAGATCCAGTACCTGCTCGAGCGGCGCAAGCAGCTCGGCGGGTTCGTGCCGGAGCGGCGGACGAAGTCCAAGGCGCTGGTGCTGCCGGGCGACAAGGTCTACGACGTGATCCGCAAGGGCTCGGGCAAGCAAGAGGTCGCCACCACGATGGCGTTCGTCCGGCTGGTCCGCGACCTGGCCAAGGACCCGGAGATCGGCGGCCGGATCGTGCCGATCATCCCGGACGAGGCGCGCACGTTCGGCATGGACTCGATGTTCCCGGCGCAGAAGATCTACAACCCGAACGGCCAGATGTACACCTCCGTGGACGCCCAGCTGATGCTGGCGTACAAGGAGAGCGAGCAGGGCCAGATCCTGCACGAGGGCATCAACGAGGCCGGGTCGACGGCGTCGTTCACGGCGGCGGGCACGTCCTACGCCACGCACGGCGAACCGATGATCCCGATCTACATCTTCTACTCGATGTTCGGGTTCCAGCGGACCGGTGACGGCCTGTGGGCGGCGGCGGACCAGATGGCGCGAGGTTTCGTGCTGGGCGCCACGGCCGGTCGCACCACGTTGACCGGTGAGGGCCTCCAGCACGCGGACGGGCACTCGCTGCTGCTGGCGCACACCAACCCGGCCGTGGTGGCGTACGACCCGGCGTGGTCGTTCGAGGTGGCGCACATCGTCAAGGACGGTCTGCGGCGGATGTACGGCGAGAACGCCGAGAACATCTTCTACTACATGACCGTCTACAACGAGCCGTACCAGCAGCCGGCCGAGCCCGAGGGCTTGGACGTCGAAGGCCTGCTCAAGGGCCTGTACCGGTACCAGGCGGCGTCGGCGCAGAGCGGCCCCCGGGCCCAGCTGCTGGCGTCCGGCGTGGCGATGCCGTGGGCGGTCCAGGCGCAGAGGATGCTGGCCGAGGAGTGGGGCGTGCAGGCCGACGTGTGGTCGGCGACGTCGTACTCGGAGCTGCGGCGCGAGGCCGTCGAGGTCGACCGGCACAACCTGCTGCACCCCGACCAGGAGCCCCGCGTGCCGTACGTCACGCAGGTGCTGGCCGACGTGGCGGGCCCCGTGGTGGCGGTGTCGGACTGGATGCGCGCGGTGCCGGACCTGATCCGGCCGTACGTGCCGACCGACATGACCACGCTGGGCACCGACGGGTTCGGGTTCTCCGACACCCGGCCGGCGGCGCGGCGGCACTTCCTGGTCGACGCCGAGTCGGTCGTGGTGGCCACGCTGGCGGCGCTGGCCAAGCGCGGCGAGATCCAGCAGTCGCTGGTCGTGCAGGCGGCCCGGAAGTACAAGATCGACGACGTGGGCGCGGCGGGCCCGTCCACCTCGGACGCCGGTCTGGCCTGA
- a CDS encoding substrate-binding domain-containing protein: MGTRPLHAVHRTVLVVDVSAFSGRPLTPQKEIRLGLYAALETAFVDNGLTWSAVDHEDRGDGVLVLVPPDVPKSRVVDGVPHALLGQLRRYNATRNEDAQIRLRMAITAGEVLYDGEGVVGDEVTLAFRLLDAEPLRDALDRSTASFALIVSDRIYADVVRPDPAMDPDSFRPVHADVKEVHERAWLHVPNGFTPPPRPEPEPKPERVRRKPPWARLGLAVLLVGAGAVDAFGARPPVEPPCPPPIQLNVLVSAEKEQVVRSLALDLEDDSGRHNAQGCKEVNALVYTGKSDRLAAEALGRGWQPGDLTLVDAAEPHVWLPDTSAEVTAVEEALRQREDVRLRRRQGVAISPVVLGASEELAGRIAPPDGEFEWRDVRRPAAVDTSSGVGMAAAAALLSGELDELDPDVPNALRELRRVTGRTTGDRPCAGDVALVGSERAVARTEGCRVLYPRKGALVLDHPFVEVERPGRPNQRRQRIVDRFLAHLLSPQAQDEFKRAGFRDLAWNTGLRWGPGVLADRPRTLPVEPDARLVRRAWETASRPRVIGVARDGSPEANLFATRVRELAGPRDRVVELPMTEGVLDAGVGQGAHLVVLTAAARIPSVPKAAGGHVRVVAVGFAEGACAASAPLHEAAQANGGPCLEIVSRNGSGATQGQEDALDVITRAAWGG, translated from the coding sequence ATGGGGACGCGACCGCTGCACGCGGTGCACCGCACGGTGCTGGTCGTCGACGTGTCCGCGTTCAGCGGCCGCCCGCTGACGCCGCAGAAGGAGATCCGGCTCGGCCTCTACGCGGCGCTGGAGACGGCGTTCGTCGACAACGGGCTGACGTGGTCGGCGGTCGACCACGAGGACCGCGGCGACGGCGTGCTGGTGCTCGTGCCGCCCGACGTGCCCAAGAGCCGGGTGGTCGACGGCGTGCCGCACGCCCTCTTGGGCCAGTTGCGCCGGTACAACGCCACCCGCAACGAGGACGCCCAGATCCGGCTGCGGATGGCGATCACGGCGGGCGAGGTGCTGTACGACGGCGAAGGCGTGGTCGGCGACGAGGTGACGCTGGCGTTCCGGCTGCTCGACGCCGAGCCGCTGCGCGACGCGCTGGACCGCTCGACGGCCTCGTTCGCGCTGATCGTCTCCGACCGGATCTACGCCGACGTGGTGCGGCCCGACCCGGCGATGGACCCGGATTCGTTCCGGCCCGTGCACGCGGACGTCAAGGAGGTGCACGAACGCGCCTGGCTGCACGTGCCGAACGGGTTCACCCCACCGCCGAGGCCGGAGCCGGAGCCGAAGCCGGAGCGGGTGCGCCGCAAGCCGCCGTGGGCCCGGCTGGGGCTGGCCGTGCTGCTGGTCGGTGCGGGTGCGGTGGACGCGTTCGGCGCGCGGCCGCCCGTCGAGCCGCCCTGCCCTCCCCCGATCCAGCTCAACGTGCTGGTCTCGGCGGAGAAGGAGCAGGTCGTCCGGTCGCTCGCGCTGGACCTGGAAGACGACTCCGGTCGGCACAACGCGCAGGGCTGCAAGGAGGTCAACGCGCTGGTGTACACGGGCAAGTCCGACCGGCTGGCGGCCGAGGCGCTGGGCCGGGGCTGGCAGCCGGGCGACCTGACCCTGGTGGACGCCGCCGAACCGCACGTGTGGCTGCCGGACACCTCGGCCGAGGTCACCGCGGTGGAGGAGGCGTTGCGGCAGCGCGAGGACGTGCGGCTGCGCCGCCGCCAGGGGGTGGCGATCTCCCCGGTGGTGCTGGGCGCGTCGGAGGAGCTGGCCGGGCGGATCGCGCCGCCGGACGGCGAGTTCGAGTGGCGTGACGTGCGGCGGCCCGCGGCGGTGGACACGTCTTCGGGCGTCGGGATGGCCGCGGCCGCCGCGCTGCTGTCCGGTGAGCTGGACGAGCTGGACCCGGACGTGCCGAACGCGCTGCGCGAGCTGCGCCGGGTCACCGGCCGCACGACCGGCGACCGGCCGTGCGCGGGCGACGTGGCGCTGGTCGGCTCGGAGCGGGCGGTGGCGCGCACCGAGGGCTGCCGGGTGCTCTACCCGCGCAAGGGCGCGCTCGTGCTGGACCACCCGTTCGTCGAGGTGGAACGGCCCGGTCGGCCCAACCAGCGACGGCAGCGGATCGTGGACCGGTTCCTGGCGCACCTGCTGTCGCCGCAGGCCCAGGACGAGTTCAAGCGGGCCGGTTTCCGGGACCTGGCCTGGAACACGGGCCTGCGGTGGGGTCCCGGCGTGCTGGCGGACCGGCCGCGGACGCTGCCGGTCGAACCGGACGCGAGGCTGGTGCGGCGGGCGTGGGAGACCGCGAGCAGGCCGCGGGTGATCGGTGTGGCCCGGGACGGCTCGCCGGAGGCGAACCTGTTCGCGACGCGGGTGCGGGAGCTGGCCGGCCCGCGCGACCGGGTGGTGGAGCTGCCGATGACCGAGGGCGTGCTCGACGCGGGGGTCGGGCAGGGCGCGCACCTGGTGGTGCTGACGGCGGCGGCACGGATCCCATCGGTGCCGAAGGCCGCCGGCGGTCACGTCCGGGTGGTGGCCGTCGGATTCGCGGAGGGCGCGTGCGCGGCCTCAGCGCCGCTCCACGAGGCCGCACAGGCCAACGGGGGTCCTTGCCTGGAGATCGTCTCCCGGAACGGCTCCGGGGCGACTCAGGGCCAGGAAGACGCCTTGGACGTCATAACGCGTGCCGCATGGGGAGGGTGA
- a CDS encoding extracellular solute-binding protein → MIRVLVPLVVLLAACTTPVRDDAADGTGPITFVDGLDTTAHGRVRELVDRWNEQASRREQVVFVEMPTSTDAHRAQLTARGQDLRGGRGSPDCYDVMAVDMVWTVPFAAAGHLEPLDPAEFGVDRMLPEAVNAARSPDGRTLWAVPWRSDAGLLYYRKDVLEEEGVAPPTTWEEMRRQAIGIAPKHGLQGFVGQFRRYEGLIVNAAEAVWAHGGDLERLDAAETKAGVQALADGFAQGWIPSEARDYDENGSLEAFRSDRALFMRNWPYAGPVLETEVSKVVGEWGRVALPWPSALGGWNLAVSRCSAHQRTAREFIKFLTRDDNQRRMGELAGWAPTTRALYEEPGLVPRELRDSLLNARIRRPSPHYDELTGVMQESLHHVLENPDSVDQSLGRLADDLVRAAEGR, encoded by the coding sequence GTGATCCGCGTTCTCGTGCCGCTGGTGGTGCTGCTGGCGGCCTGCACGACCCCGGTCCGGGACGACGCGGCGGACGGCACCGGGCCGATCACCTTCGTGGACGGCCTCGACACCACCGCGCACGGCCGGGTCCGCGAGCTGGTCGACCGCTGGAACGAGCAGGCCAGCAGGCGCGAGCAGGTGGTGTTCGTGGAGATGCCGACGTCGACCGACGCCCACCGCGCCCAGTTGACCGCGCGCGGCCAGGACTTGCGGGGCGGGCGGGGCAGCCCGGACTGCTACGACGTGATGGCCGTGGACATGGTGTGGACCGTGCCGTTCGCCGCGGCCGGTCACCTGGAGCCGCTGGACCCGGCCGAGTTCGGCGTCGACCGGATGCTGCCGGAGGCGGTGAACGCGGCCAGGTCCCCGGACGGCCGCACGCTGTGGGCGGTCCCCTGGCGCAGCGACGCCGGGTTGCTCTACTACCGCAAGGACGTGCTCGAGGAGGAAGGGGTCGCCCCGCCGACCACGTGGGAGGAGATGCGGCGGCAGGCGATCGGGATCGCGCCGAAGCACGGCCTGCAGGGCTTCGTCGGCCAGTTCCGGCGCTACGAGGGCCTGATCGTCAACGCGGCCGAGGCCGTGTGGGCGCACGGCGGCGACCTGGAGCGCCTGGACGCCGCCGAGACGAAAGCGGGCGTGCAAGCCCTCGCCGACGGCTTCGCGCAGGGCTGGATCCCGAGCGAGGCCCGCGACTACGACGAGAACGGCTCGCTGGAGGCGTTCCGGTCCGACCGGGCGCTGTTCATGCGCAACTGGCCGTACGCCGGACCGGTGCTGGAGACCGAGGTGTCGAAGGTGGTCGGCGAGTGGGGACGGGTCGCGCTGCCGTGGCCCAGCGCGTTGGGCGGGTGGAACCTGGCCGTGTCGCGGTGCTCGGCGCACCAGCGGACCGCCCGCGAGTTCATCAAGTTCCTCACCCGTGACGACAACCAGCGGCGCATGGGCGAGCTCGCCGGGTGGGCGCCCACCACCCGGGCGCTGTACGAGGAGCCGGGCCTGGTCCCGCGCGAGCTGCGGGACAGCCTGCTCAACGCCCGGATCCGCCGGCCCTCGCCGCACTACGACGAGCTGACCGGCGTGATGCAGGAGAGCCTGCACCACGTGCTGGAGAACCCGGACTCGGTCGACCAGTCGCTGGGCCGACTCGCGGACGACCTCGTCCGGGCCGCCGAGGGGCGTTAG
- the pnuC gene encoding nicotinamide riboside transporter PnuC, with protein sequence MHVLMQQGFTVFGQKVSWAEFIGQVFALVVVYLAQKRSLWTWPVQLVSVTLLFVVYMSAQLGGTAARQVVIALITLYGWWAWTRRRDPVFGVVVRKGTAKERIAVVAAFLLGTVAFASLLDALDASWAPWPDAAIFVGTVLAFTLQGFGLVEFWLVWLVVDAIGVPLQIQSGLWFSAAVYTVFAVLVIRGWIDWNRAAKQTTGRVTAPTS encoded by the coding sequence GTGCACGTCTTGATGCAGCAGGGCTTCACGGTGTTCGGGCAGAAGGTCTCCTGGGCCGAGTTCATCGGGCAGGTCTTCGCGCTGGTGGTGGTGTACCTGGCGCAGAAACGCTCGCTCTGGACGTGGCCCGTGCAGCTGGTCTCGGTCACGCTGCTGTTCGTGGTCTACATGTCCGCGCAGCTCGGCGGCACGGCGGCGCGCCAGGTCGTGATCGCGCTGATCACCCTCTACGGCTGGTGGGCGTGGACGCGCCGGCGTGACCCGGTGTTCGGCGTGGTGGTCCGCAAGGGCACCGCGAAGGAGCGCATCGCGGTGGTCGCGGCCTTCCTCCTCGGCACGGTCGCGTTCGCGTCCCTGCTCGACGCCCTGGACGCCTCGTGGGCGCCGTGGCCGGACGCCGCGATCTTCGTCGGCACCGTCCTCGCCTTCACCCTCCAGGGGTTCGGCCTGGTCGAGTTCTGGCTGGTCTGGCTCGTGGTGGACGCGATCGGCGTGCCGCTGCAGATCCAATCCGGCCTGTGGTTCAGCGCCGCCGTCTACACCGTCTTCGCCGTCCTGGTGATCCGCGGCTGGATCGACTGGAACCGGGCCGCCAAGCAGACCACCGGCCGGGTCACGGCGCCGACCTCCTAA
- a CDS encoding phytase produces the protein MRILLMAAVVPLLIASSPGPDAVVPVTQTRAFVDDASGTPANADADDPAVWVHPRSARQSVVLGTLKEGGLAAFDLTGRTLGTYPAPAPPTPEAKPGRFNNVDVLSRVPVGGRSRDLAFVSDRGRDRVRVYELDGRGAAAGSAVVRDVTDPGARPVFSSSEEEVDDQHTAYGLAAGFVGRTPVVVTNRRNETRVALLRVTPGPAGSVGTAVVSTLDLPSSFPLPDGTTWTPCGEPGEGPQLEGMVVDSRHGVLYAAQEDVGIWRVPLRATGFGTPALIDKVRSFGVPQSYDPETEECSVSGADPGFGGRHLTADAEGLTVGDGYLIASSQGDSRFVAYERTGRNRYVGEFVVGAGRGNDSVEHSDGAHLVTADLGPAYPKGLLVVHDGERTPAAGDLATTGFAYVSWADVLDELG, from the coding sequence ATGCGAATCCTGCTCATGGCCGCGGTGGTGCCGCTGCTCATCGCCTCCTCCCCCGGACCCGACGCGGTCGTGCCGGTCACCCAGACCCGCGCGTTCGTCGACGACGCCTCCGGGACCCCGGCCAACGCCGACGCCGACGACCCGGCGGTGTGGGTGCACCCGCGATCGGCGCGGCAGAGCGTCGTGCTCGGCACGCTGAAGGAAGGCGGCCTGGCCGCGTTCGACCTGACCGGCCGCACCCTGGGCACGTACCCGGCGCCCGCGCCGCCGACGCCGGAGGCCAAGCCGGGCCGGTTCAACAACGTCGACGTGCTGAGCCGGGTGCCGGTCGGCGGGCGGTCGCGCGACCTGGCGTTCGTCAGCGACCGCGGCCGGGACCGCGTCCGGGTCTACGAGCTCGACGGTCGCGGTGCGGCGGCGGGCTCGGCGGTCGTGCGCGACGTGACCGACCCGGGCGCGCGGCCGGTGTTCTCCTCGTCGGAGGAGGAAGTGGACGACCAGCACACCGCGTACGGGCTGGCGGCCGGGTTCGTCGGCCGCACGCCGGTGGTCGTGACGAACCGGCGCAACGAGACCAGGGTGGCGCTGCTGCGCGTGACGCCCGGTCCGGCCGGCTCGGTCGGCACGGCCGTGGTGTCCACGCTCGACCTGCCGTCGTCGTTCCCGCTGCCCGACGGCACGACGTGGACGCCGTGCGGCGAGCCGGGCGAAGGGCCGCAGCTGGAGGGCATGGTGGTCGACTCCCGGCACGGCGTGCTGTACGCCGCGCAGGAGGACGTCGGCATCTGGCGCGTGCCGCTGCGGGCGACCGGGTTCGGCACGCCCGCGCTGATCGACAAGGTTCGCTCGTTCGGGGTACCGCAGAGCTACGACCCGGAGACGGAGGAGTGCTCGGTGTCGGGCGCGGACCCCGGTTTCGGCGGCCGGCACCTGACCGCCGACGCCGAGGGGCTGACCGTCGGCGACGGCTACCTGATCGCGTCCAGCCAGGGTGACTCGCGGTTCGTGGCCTACGAGCGGACCGGCCGCAACCGCTACGTCGGCGAGTTCGTGGTGGGCGCCGGCCGGGGCAACGACTCGGTCGAGCACTCCGACGGCGCGCACCTGGTGACCGCCGACCTCGGGCCCGCCTACCCGAAGGGCCTGCTGGTGGTGCACGACGGTGAGCGCACGCCGGCCGCGGGCGACCTGGCGACCACCGGGTTCGCGTACGTGAGCTGGGCGGACGTGCTGGACGAGCTGGGCTGA
- a CDS encoding mechanosensitive ion channel family protein: protein MGTQITEGLGQAWTMVATFVPKLLGFLVVLLIGWIIAKALSKAVGFLLKRVGFDRLVERSGLSGAMAKSPIDASGLIVKLVYYFVLLIALQLAFGVFGTGNAVSALLNDVIAYLPRIAVALVLVLVAAAIGKALRGLVTGALGNRPYTRMLGGITYGFIVALGVIAALNQLGIAVAVTMPVLITVLATIAGVIVIGVGGGLVRPMQQRWEGWLNRIQEESAHITPAPRQSQDTVTSRAQEPVTAGTRAARQAPVDPPTPPAGMPLPPHTEGR from the coding sequence GTGGGTACCCAGATCACCGAAGGACTCGGGCAGGCGTGGACGATGGTGGCCACGTTCGTGCCGAAACTCCTCGGCTTCCTGGTCGTGCTGCTCATCGGGTGGATCATCGCCAAGGCGCTCAGCAAGGCCGTCGGGTTCCTGCTCAAGCGGGTCGGCTTCGACCGGCTCGTGGAGCGGTCCGGGCTGTCCGGCGCGATGGCGAAGTCCCCGATCGACGCCTCCGGGCTCATCGTCAAGCTGGTCTACTACTTCGTGCTGCTGATCGCCCTCCAGCTCGCGTTCGGCGTGTTCGGCACCGGCAACGCGGTGAGCGCCCTGCTCAACGACGTCATCGCGTACCTGCCGCGCATCGCCGTGGCGCTCGTCCTGGTGCTCGTGGCCGCCGCGATCGGCAAGGCACTGCGCGGCCTGGTCACCGGCGCGCTGGGCAACCGGCCGTACACGCGCATGCTGGGCGGCATCACGTACGGCTTCATCGTGGCGCTGGGCGTCATCGCCGCGCTCAACCAGCTCGGCATCGCCGTCGCGGTCACCATGCCGGTGCTGATCACGGTGCTGGCCACGATCGCGGGCGTGATCGTGATCGGCGTCGGCGGCGGCCTGGTCCGGCCGATGCAGCAGCGCTGGGAGGGCTGGCTCAACCGCATCCAGGAGGAGTCCGCGCACATCACGCCCGCGCCCCGGCAGTCGCAGGACACCGTGACGAGCCGGGCGCAGGAGCCGGTGACGGCCGGCACCCGGGCGGCACGGCAGGCGCCGGTGGACCCGCCGACCCCGCCCGCGGGCATGCCGTTGCCGCCGCACACCGAAGGGCGCTGA